CCGGGCATCGTTCTCGAAGCGCGCGAACACCTGCGGCGGTTACGTTTTCTGCAGACGGACGTCGTCGAGTGGAACGGGGTGATCAAGCCACCGGCGTGGGTGGAGGCATCGCGAAAGCACAGCCATCAATTCGCCCAGCAGGCACGCACGTACCCGGAACTCGTCCGGGAATTTCGGCTTTTCATCGAGCGCATCAGCCTGGAGCGCAGGGCCGGTGAAAGCGCCGGGTCGATCATCATAGGCATCGACGAATTGGACAAGATCTCGTCACCTGACGAAGCGGAGCGGTTCCTCAACGACATCAAGGGCGTCTTCGGGATCACCAACGCGCACTACATCGTGTCCATCTCGGAGGACGCGCTGGCGGCGTTCGACCGTCGGGCGTTCGCGCTCCGGACAGCGTTCGACAGCGCGTTCGACATGGTGATCGCGGTTCCCAGGATGACGGCCGGTGAAGTTCGAAGGTTGCTCGCCCGGCGGCTGCTGGTCCTTCCCGAGCCGTTCGTCATCCTGTGTCACAGCCTCGCCGCCGGGCTGCCTCGAGATGTCATCCGGATCGCCCGCAACCTGCTGGACACGTACCAGGCGGCACTCGACCGGCTGGGACGCGAGCAACGGACGCGGATCGCGCCGGACGCCGGGCCCGCAACCGAACTGCGGGTGTCGCTCGCTGAACTGGCTGCCGCGCTCATCCAAAATGATCTTCATGCGAACACCGACGGACAGATCGCGGGTCTGAGCCGATTGCACTGCACCGGTTCGGACGCCGCACTGTCTTGGGTCGGCGACGCCCGGATCACACCGGTGAACGCGGCAGTGCTGCTTCGGCTCTGCGCGACGCCTCCGAACCTCGACAACGACCGACCTGCGGCGGATTCAACGGTGGTCGATGCGGACACGATCACCGCCGCACGGATGGTTCGACAGCACCGAGCCTATCTCTACTACGTAGCGACACTGATAGATGTGTTCTGCGCCGATGAGGCATGGACCTTCGGGACCGACTTCCCCACGGAGGATCTGGCGCGGGCACGGTCCCACCTGGCCGTCGACCACCACCGATCGTGGACCATGATCGATGCTTTCCGTAGTCGGTGGGGGCTTGAGCTCGTCTCGGACAGCTCACCGACTCAGCCGTGATGGCGGAGGTCGTCGCGGACCGGGCCGGTGCGGGGGATCCGGAACCACCACCAGTCGTGCATCGAGTCGGGGAAGTCGGCGGCCCGTTCGACGAGACCGTCGACGTCGGGTTCGGTCAGGGCCTTGAAGCGGTCGTCGATCACCGCGACGGTGCGGTCGTAGCGACCGCGCAGATCGGCCGGGAGCAGCGCGGAGACCTGGGCGATCCAGTCACGGAAACAGAGCGCGGCGATGTGGTCACGGGCACCCCGGACACCGGGCCGATCGCCCTCGCACGTCGCGACGTGCGCCCGCCACGCCCCGAGCAGCGCGATCGCGTCCAGGGCGCGGCCGGGCGCGACGGCCACCGTGACGGCGGCCAGGTGAGCGAGGTCGGCATCGTCGAGACGTTCGCCGCTCATCCCGAAATCCCGGACACGATCTCATCCGCACTCCCGGTCGCGTCGACCGTGCGCAGCCTGATCAGCGGTACGCCGAGGCGCGCGGCGGCACGCTCGGCGTAGACCTCGCTGTCGGAGCCGGGTACTCCGACGACGGCTGCCCGCACGACGTCAGCGCTCGGACCAGGCGCCGAGTTCGTTGCCGCTCGGGTCGGTGAAGTGGAAGCGGCGGCCGCCGGGGAAGTCGTAGGGGCCCCGGACCACGGTGCCGCCGGCGGCGCGGACCGCGTCGACGCTGGCGTCCAGGTCGGCGGAGTAGAGCAGGACGAGCGGGCCGCCGCGGCGCACCTCGCCGGCGGCGTTCAGGCCGCCGACCTCGGGCGCGCCGTCCCGCTGGGCGCGGATGCCGGCGTAGGACGGGCCGTAGTCGTTGAACCGCCAGCCGAACGCGTCGCCGTAGAAGCGCTTCGCCGCCGCCAGGTCGGTGACGGTCAGCTCGATGTAGTCGATCGCGTGGTGACTGTGGACCATGACGCCGATTCTGCCGTGCGCCGCGGCGTTACGCTGAGCCGACCGGCCGGCGGAAGGACGAAAGGTGCCGTTCGTTTCCCCCTACGATCCCGCGTGGGCGACCCGGGGCACCGCGCTCGCCGGGGAGGTCCGGGCCGCGCTCGGACCGCTCGCGCTGCGGGTCGAGCACATCGGCAGCACGTCCGTACCCGGGATGGCGGCGAAGCCGGTCTTCGATCTGCAGGTCAGTGTCGCGGTGGAGCTGGACGCCGCGGCCACCGCGTTCGACGGACCGCTGGCCGGGCTCGGACTGGTCCGGAAGCCGTACGAGCAGGACCACGTGCCGGCCGGCCGGGACGATCCGCCGGCGCGGTGGGCCAAGCGGTACTGGAACCGGCGGGTGCCCGGGCTGGACGAGATCAACCTGCACTGCCGCCGCACGGGCTCGCCGAACGAGCGGCTGGCGCTGCTGTTCCGGGACTGGTTCCGGGCGCATCCGGCGGCGATCCCGGCGTACGCGCGGTTCAAGCAGCAGCTGGCCGCGGTCGTGGCGGACGTCGCCGTCTACACCGACCTCAAGGATCCGGTGGTGGACCTGGTCATCGTGTCCGCGGAGCAGTGGGCGGAGGCTACCGGCTGGGCTCCGTGAACGCCGGCTGCGCCTCTATCGCGTACCGCCCGGTGGGGTCGATCTCCATGATCACCCGGCGGGCCTCCGCGTGCCGGCCGCGCGCGTAGTGCAGGCCGACCAGCAGGTAGAACGCGAGCTTGTCGCCGGCCAGCGCGCGGCGGCGCAGCGCGGCGGTGCGGCCCTTGCGGTAGAGCAGCCGGTTCAGCCGCCGGCGCGCGTGCTCGTCGGTGCGGCCCATCGCCTCCAGCTCGGCCAGCCGGCCGGCCCGGCCGAGCAGGTCGACGTGCCACAGGTGCGCCTCGTGCCGGTCCAGGTCGTCGCTGAAACACTCGCCGAACGGGCCGACCAGCGCGATCGCCGCGTCGAAGTCACCCCGGTCCTCCGCAACCCGTGCCGCTGCCGCATCGAACCGCGCCGTCTCCACGGCGACATTATGACGATCTTCCACACGGTACGGTCGGCGCCGTACCCATGACGCGGCCGGAATTCCGTGGCGGCCGCGGCAACGCGCACCGCGGACCCGGTCGCCGGGTCGAGCGCGCGGCCGGCCCAGGGCTACGGAGCCGTTCCGGCACCCGACTCCCGCTCCGCCCGGCGGGTGCGCCGCTTCCTGACCCAGGCCGTCGCCGCGGCCAGCGCGGCCACTATCGCTGCGATGATCATTTGCCGCTCCTCAGCGTCGGGAAGGGGACGTGCGTGAGATCCTCGGAGACCCGCCAGATCCTCTCGGCGTCGTCCGCGGGGCGCAGCGGGCGGTAGAGCCGCCGTTCCGCGGGCGGTCCGCCCAGGCCGCCGGGCCCGCTCGGGCCGTAGAACCGGCCACCCCCGGCGTGCGGGTCGGTGGCGGCCATCAGCGCGGGCAGCGCCGCCGTCTCCGGGGTGCCGACCAGGATGCCGCGGCGGGACAGCGCGCGGATGCCCCGCTGCTGCGGCGCGTCCCGCAGCCGGCCGATCTCCGGACGCGTCCGCAACAGGTTCGTCGGGCTGAGCCCCGGGTGGGCGACGTTGCTGGTGACACCCCAGCCGCCGGCCCCGCTGCGCCGGTCCAGCTCCAGGGCGAACAGGCCGAGCGCGACCTTCGACTGACCGTACGCGCCGAGGGAGCGGTACGACCGCTCCCAGTTCAGGTCGTCCCAGTTGATGCGGCCCCCGGCGGTCGACACGCTGAGCTGCGAGGTGACGCGGGCCCGGCCGGCGCGCAGCAGCGGCAGCAGGTGCCCGACCAGTGCGACGTGCCCCAGGTGGTTGCTGCCGAACTGCAGCTCGAACCCGTCCGCCGTGCTCTGCCGCCGTGGTGGCGTCATCACCCCGGCGTTGTTGATCAGAATGTGGACCGGCCGGTCCTCCGCGCGCAGCGTGGCACCGAGCGCCGCGACCGACGCGAGCGACGACAGGTCCAGGTCGCGCAGCGTCAGCGCGGCCGCCGGGTGCTCCCGCCGGATCCGGGCGATCGCGGCCTCGCCCTTGGCCCGGTTGCGGACCGGCATGACGACCTCGGCGCCGGCGGCGGCCAGCCGGGCGGCGATCACCCGGCCGATGCCGTCACTGGCCCCGGTGACGACCGCGCGCCTGCCGGACAGGTTCGGGACGCTCCACCCCGGTCGGATGCGTGTCATGGCACTGCTCCCTCGTCGGCCACTGGTGCCTCCGAGGATGCGGGCCACACCCGGCACGAACCACGGACGGCCGATCCCCCCTTGGGGCCGGCGGGACTCGCCCAACAATTCCGAAATGGTTTCACAA
This genomic window from Catenuloplanes niger contains:
- a CDS encoding VOC family protein; translation: MVHSHHAIDYIELTVTDLAAAKRFYGDAFGWRFNDYGPSYAGIRAQRDGAPEVGGLNAAGEVRRGGPLVLLYSADLDASVDAVRAAGGTVVRGPYDFPGGRRFHFTDPSGNELGAWSER
- a CDS encoding GrpB family protein, coding for MPFVSPYDPAWATRGTALAGEVRAALGPLALRVEHIGSTSVPGMAAKPVFDLQVSVAVELDAAATAFDGPLAGLGLVRKPYEQDHVPAGRDDPPARWAKRYWNRRVPGLDEINLHCRRTGSPNERLALLFRDWFRAHPAAIPAYARFKQQLAAVVADVAVYTDLKDPVVDLVIVSAEQWAEATGWAP
- a CDS encoding SDR family oxidoreductase, translated to MTRIRPGWSVPNLSGRRAVVTGASDGIGRVIAARLAAAGAEVVMPVRNRAKGEAAIARIRREHPAAALTLRDLDLSSLASVAALGATLRAEDRPVHILINNAGVMTPPRRQSTADGFELQFGSNHLGHVALVGHLLPLLRAGRARVTSQLSVSTAGGRINWDDLNWERSYRSLGAYGQSKVALGLFALELDRRSGAGGWGVTSNVAHPGLSPTNLLRTRPEIGRLRDAPQQRGIRALSRRGILVGTPETAALPALMAATDPHAGGGRFYGPSGPGGLGGPPAERRLYRPLRPADDAERIWRVSEDLTHVPFPTLRSGK